A portion of the Marinobacter alexandrii genome contains these proteins:
- a CDS encoding T9SS type A sorting domain-containing protein, which translates to MYTTILLEMKAAILTIILSITVIVGLAQCPTAGSTLFSNTTISSDCTVSGNLTIQGPTLTIDPGVTLTVTGTLTIQGDATISASSTSNINISGDLRDNWTGGGTNSITGGTYNITGDLVEASGGNFTIDNAVVNADSAYTSDGANLQILNGSNIVITKGMRNQELLTINASILDIGGDLDATGGDNVTVRNNGELIVRGNYKMNNGGGVQLNLETGGLVRIFGDVESNTGGNTIDVDGDSGISVGGDFTGGSPPDVSVGTDDEDADCLTGGGCCGDASACSGATTLPVSLIDFRGDYLEGELSFEWHTASETNNDFFILEQSYDGVLFNEVARIKGNGTTNEVTNYSFTSKRSTNVKGLFYRLSQTDFDGTHEKLKIIYVSFSTLDRGLSIYPNPVHEGRKMTIEGLYSDNSKWEIYSLTGEKVSEGSFDSNNQMDVPGLVNGSYILSVNALDKVVQKRFIVR; encoded by the coding sequence TTGTACACAACCATTTTACTTGAGATGAAAGCAGCTATACTCACTATTATACTTTCGATTACAGTTATTGTTGGATTAGCACAATGTCCTACGGCGGGATCCACGCTTTTTTCCAACACTACGATTTCTTCTGACTGTACTGTTTCAGGGAATCTTACCATTCAAGGTCCAACATTGACTATTGATCCTGGAGTGACTCTCACCGTTACCGGAACATTGACCATTCAAGGAGATGCTACTATTTCGGCCTCAAGTACTAGTAATATCAACATTAGCGGAGATCTCAGAGATAATTGGACAGGTGGGGGAACGAATTCGATAACCGGAGGAACTTATAACATAACAGGAGATCTGGTTGAGGCTTCTGGGGGTAATTTTACGATAGATAATGCTGTAGTAAATGCAGATTCAGCATACACTAGTGATGGTGCCAATTTGCAAATTCTAAATGGTTCCAATATTGTTATTACAAAAGGAATGAGAAATCAGGAATTACTTACCATTAATGCATCTATCCTTGATATAGGAGGTGATCTTGATGCGACCGGAGGAGATAATGTGACTGTTAGAAATAACGGAGAACTCATCGTTAGAGGTAACTATAAAATGAACAATGGAGGAGGAGTTCAGCTTAATCTTGAAACTGGGGGACTAGTTAGAATTTTTGGTGATGTTGAAAGTAACACAGGAGGAAATACGATAGATGTAGATGGTGATTCCGGGATTTCTGTCGGTGGAGATTTTACTGGAGGGAGTCCTCCAGATGTGTCAGTCGGAACAGATGATGAGGATGCAGATTGTCTTACCGGTGGTGGGTGCTGTGGAGATGCCAGTGCATGCTCAGGGGCAACAACACTTCCAGTTTCTCTCATAGATTTTAGGGGAGACTATTTGGAAGGAGAACTTTCCTTTGAATGGCATACTGCTTCTGAAACAAACAACGATTTTTTCATTTTGGAACAATCATATGATGGTGTTCTTTTTAATGAAGTTGCCCGAATAAAAGGAAATGGCACGACCAATGAAGTAACAAACTACTCGTTCACATCTAAACGAAGTACTAATGTCAAAGGGCTTTTTTATCGATTGTCGCAGACTGACTTTGATGGTACACATGAGAAACTTAAGATTATTTATGTAAGCTTCAGTACTTTGGATAGAGGTTTAAGCATTTATCCGAACCCTGTTCATGAAGGTCGAAAGATGACTATAGAAGGGTTGTATAGTGATAACAGCAAATGGGAGATATATTCACTGACGGGAGAGAAAGTATCAGAGGGATCATTTGACTCTAACAATCAAATGGATGTTCCCGGACTCGTCAATGGAAGTTACATCCTGAGCGTAAATGCACTAGATAAAGTAGTTCAGAAGAGATTCATTGTTCGGTAG
- a CDS encoding class I SAM-dependent methyltransferase gives MLHIAPELCFMDRFEALENLDYITADIESPLAQVKMDIHEIPFEDNSVDIIFCNHVLEHVDDDLKALSEMRRVLSPGGWAILQVPFFYPLPKTTYEDKSIVDPKEREKAFGQDDHVRMFGEDYGKRLASAGFNVVEEKLIDELSADEKSRYALPEKEIIYKVIK, from the coding sequence ATGCTTCACATTGCTCCAGAACTTTGTTTTATGGATCGATTTGAGGCCTTGGAAAATCTAGACTACATCACCGCTGATATTGAATCTCCTTTGGCGCAGGTGAAAATGGACATCCATGAAATACCCTTTGAGGATAACTCAGTGGATATCATATTCTGCAATCATGTACTAGAGCATGTAGATGATGACCTGAAAGCTCTTAGCGAAATGAGAAGGGTTTTAAGTCCTGGTGGGTGGGCCATACTACAAGTCCCCTTCTTCTATCCATTACCTAAAACTACATACGAAGACAAAAGCATTGTTGATCCTAAAGAGCGTGAAAAGGCTTTTGGGCAAGATGATCATGTCAGGATGTTTGGTGAAGATTATGGCAAAAGACTTGCCAGCGCAGGTTTTAATGTGGTAGAGGAGAAATTGATAGACGAACTAAGTGCTGATGAGAAGTCACGCTATGCTTTGCCAGAAAAGGAGATTATCTATAAAGTGATTAAATAA
- a CDS encoding acyl-CoA thioesterase, giving the protein MEPRSVQFSRTKFTELMIPSFANFGGKVHGGLILSLMDKVAYAVASKHAGTYCVTVTVDGVEFLEPVEVGELLTMDAAIHHVGNSSLIVGIKVTSENVKTNEIKHTNNSYFTMVAKGDDGKPVTVPELILEDITEMRRFVEAIKRRNVKKEANAKMQKEQDEFIMVDDMEMLNDQRCKVEFKVDDDFSDLFSDT; this is encoded by the coding sequence ATGGAACCTCGATCTGTCCAATTTTCCAGAACCAAGTTTACTGAATTGATGATTCCTTCTTTTGCGAATTTTGGAGGGAAAGTCCATGGAGGACTAATTCTTTCTTTAATGGATAAAGTAGCTTATGCTGTTGCAAGCAAGCATGCGGGGACTTACTGTGTTACAGTCACGGTTGATGGGGTAGAGTTCTTAGAGCCCGTTGAGGTGGGCGAATTATTGACTATGGATGCTGCAATACATCACGTGGGGAATAGCTCACTTATAGTGGGAATTAAAGTGACATCAGAGAATGTAAAGACCAATGAAATCAAGCATACCAACAATAGCTATTTTACGATGGTAGCTAAAGGAGATGATGGCAAGCCGGTCACCGTTCCAGAGCTCATTCTGGAAGATATAACAGAAATGCGACGTTTTGTTGAAGCGATCAAAAGAAGAAATGTAAAGAAAGAAGCAAATGCCAAGATGCAAAAAGAGCAAGACGAGTTCATCATGGTAGATGATATGGAAATGCTAAATGATCAGCGTTGCAAAGTAGAATTTAAGGTAGATGATGATTTTAGCGATCTTTTTTCCGATACATAA
- a CDS encoding DnaJ domain-containing protein, giving the protein MTNYYHVLGLSENATQAEIKSAFKKLAIKYHPDKHPDKPEMEEKFKEINVAHQVLSDEYEKARFDLRLKYRQFSENEARPYSYRAPNADQWKNRNRARYSSGKVDYRQNAIATAYAFGITFLIALMVMTGVWVKQSYDGRQLEKLLAERRSTYLEAKEYFENGRYQSAFEIMSSLNFFRTEERDIKIFKSSMVEKITKIGNDHFQNEEYEQAIELYEMVQELAPDLSFYEVRQRLAESYKHTGHPEKAINILKDFLVGEYEIIASLVKIAEIHRDELNDPNEALDHLLIAHRLAIKRYKTYYGEGYAMVINEQYLPKSHYDLYTSLAATYLAVDDPEMAIKAADWNKYVWPDSASSYVTSAEAYIATGQNRKACIEYSGAKDRNWSGTTQTYCN; this is encoded by the coding sequence ATGACTAACTATTATCACGTACTTGGACTCTCTGAAAACGCTACTCAAGCAGAAATCAAGTCTGCCTTTAAAAAATTAGCAATCAAGTATCATCCTGATAAACATCCTGATAAGCCAGAAATGGAGGAGAAGTTTAAGGAAATCAATGTCGCTCATCAGGTTTTATCAGATGAATATGAAAAAGCTCGGTTCGATCTTAGGTTAAAATACCGTCAGTTTTCAGAAAATGAAGCACGCCCTTACTCTTATAGGGCTCCAAATGCAGATCAGTGGAAAAACCGAAACAGAGCAAGGTATAGCAGTGGCAAAGTGGATTATCGTCAAAATGCGATCGCTACTGCCTATGCTTTTGGCATCACCTTTCTTATTGCGCTTATGGTGATGACTGGTGTGTGGGTAAAACAAAGCTATGATGGCCGCCAGTTAGAAAAACTTCTGGCTGAAAGAAGGTCAACCTATTTGGAAGCCAAGGAATATTTTGAAAATGGTCGTTATCAATCTGCTTTTGAAATAATGTCTTCATTGAATTTCTTTAGAACTGAAGAACGTGACATAAAAATTTTCAAAAGTTCTATGGTAGAAAAAATTACGAAAATAGGAAATGATCATTTTCAAAATGAAGAATACGAACAGGCCATTGAACTTTACGAAATGGTTCAAGAACTTGCCCCAGACCTTTCTTTTTATGAAGTCAGGCAGAGACTTGCCGAATCTTACAAACACACTGGGCATCCAGAAAAGGCTATTAATATTCTAAAAGATTTTTTAGTGGGAGAATATGAGATTATAGCCTCATTGGTAAAAATTGCAGAGATACACAGAGATGAACTCAATGATCCCAATGAAGCTCTGGATCATTTGCTTATAGCCCATCGCCTTGCTATCAAACGCTACAAAACTTATTATGGAGAAGGATATGCCATGGTTATCAATGAACAATACCTTCCAAAATCACACTACGACTTATACACCAGTCTAGCTGCTACCTATCTAGCTGTTGATGATCCTGAAATGGCTATAAAAGCTGCAGATTGGAATAAATATGTTTGGCCTGATAGTGCATCTTCCTATGTAACGAGCGCTGAAGCATACATAGCTACCGGACAAAATAGGAAAGCTTGTATTGAATATTCTGGTGCAAAAGATCGAAATTGGTCAGGCACTACCCAAACATATTGTAACTAA
- a CDS encoding CrcB family protein translates to MKDILIVGLGGFLGTIARYGVSLATIKFLSDKLYSGTLLVNLTGCLAIGLLSGIFIKQQNQLALFLMVGFCGGFTTFSSFALDGMKLLKAGMHSDFIMYLLASTVGGLALCFLGFFLGNKV, encoded by the coding sequence ATGAAAGACATCTTAATTGTGGGTTTGGGAGGGTTTTTAGGAACCATTGCACGATATGGAGTGTCCCTAGCCACTATTAAGTTTTTATCAGACAAATTGTATTCAGGGACTTTGCTAGTAAACCTTACAGGCTGCTTAGCTATCGGATTACTTTCAGGGATATTCATCAAACAACAGAACCAACTCGCACTTTTTCTGATGGTTGGATTCTGTGGAGGGTTTACTACTTTTTCTTCTTTTGCCCTAGATGGAATGAAACTCCTTAAAGCGGGTATGCACTCAGATTTCATCATGTACCTCCTTGCATCTACGGTTGGTGGTCTAGCCCTCTGCTTCCTTGGGTTTTTCTTAGGAAACAAGGTTTAA
- a CDS encoding ACP phosphodiesterase — protein MNFLAHLLLSKDNEKEMVGNFIGDFVKGSQLESYDQEIQLGIKLHRSIDEYTDNHPIVLKSKIRLREKFRHYAPVIVDIFYDHFLAKKWSSFSNEPLMDFTLRFYELMKGYYPIIPKGVVNMLRYMKEGNWLFNYQFIEGIDKALTGMSRRTKFESKMEHASVALEENYNEFENEFLLFFPHLQKHVANFEG, from the coding sequence ATGAATTTTTTAGCTCATCTACTACTTAGCAAGGATAATGAGAAGGAGATGGTCGGGAACTTTATAGGTGATTTTGTGAAAGGCTCGCAGTTAGAATCTTATGATCAAGAAATTCAACTCGGGATTAAACTCCATAGATCCATTGATGAGTACACGGATAATCACCCAATTGTCTTAAAAAGCAAGATTAGGCTAAGGGAAAAATTCAGGCATTATGCGCCAGTAATCGTGGACATATTCTATGATCATTTTCTTGCGAAGAAATGGTCTTCATTTTCCAACGAGCCATTAATGGATTTTACACTAAGGTTTTACGAGCTAATGAAAGGATATTACCCCATAATTCCTAAAGGCGTTGTGAATATGCTTCGATATATGAAAGAAGGCAACTGGCTTTTCAACTATCAATTTATAGAGGGGATAGATAAAGCTCTTACCGGGATGTCTCGAAGAACCAAATTTGAATCTAAAATGGAGCATGCATCAGTTGCTCTGGAGGAAAATTACAATGAATTCGAAAACGAATTTCTTCTCTTCTTCCCTCACCTTCAAAAACATGTCGCTAATTTCGAAGGATGA
- a CDS encoding nuclear transport factor 2 family protein, whose translation MRKLFFLIIILFFFKASSQNHDELAIREVLAQQQKCWNMGDLDCFMEGYWKSDDLVFIGSSGITYGWQKTLDNYKKSYPNKSAMGELAFELLILEPLSDDFWSVIGKWNLKRDNDNPKGHFSLIFRRLGDDWVIVSDHSS comes from the coding sequence ATGAGAAAGCTATTCTTTCTTATAATAATTTTATTCTTTTTTAAAGCATCTTCTCAAAACCATGACGAATTAGCCATACGCGAAGTTTTGGCTCAGCAGCAAAAATGTTGGAACATGGGAGATTTGGATTGTTTCATGGAAGGCTATTGGAAATCCGATGATTTAGTTTTTATCGGGAGCTCAGGCATAACATATGGTTGGCAAAAGACACTTGACAATTATAAAAAGAGCTATCCCAATAAATCTGCCATGGGAGAATTGGCATTCGAACTACTCATTTTAGAGCCTTTAAGTGATGATTTTTGGTCCGTAATTGGTAAGTGGAATCTTAAGCGAGACAATGATAATCCCAAAGGCCATTTTTCGCTTATTTTTCGACGCTTAGGAGATGATTGGGTGATTGTTTCTGATCATTCAAGCTAA
- a CDS encoding CBS domain-containing protein: protein MSYRGAEAPKTVSPQSVKVEDYMARKLITFSPDQPMHEVVDSLMKHKISGGPVINDQGELVGVISEGDCLKEVVKGKYDNMPIFTGLVEEHMAKDVITVNPDLNIFEAAKMFLEKRLRRFPVVQEGKLIGQISQKDVMKAVLSTKSATW, encoded by the coding sequence ATGAGCTATCGTGGAGCAGAAGCTCCTAAAACTGTTTCACCACAGTCGGTCAAAGTGGAAGATTACATGGCAAGGAAGTTAATTACATTCAGTCCTGACCAGCCGATGCATGAGGTGGTTGATTCGCTCATGAAACATAAAATATCTGGAGGCCCAGTGATAAATGATCAAGGTGAACTTGTAGGCGTGATCTCTGAAGGTGACTGCTTGAAGGAGGTGGTAAAAGGAAAGTATGATAACATGCCCATCTTCACGGGTTTGGTAGAAGAACATATGGCTAAAGATGTTATTACAGTCAATCCTGACCTTAACATTTTTGAAGCGGCTAAAATGTTTTTAGAAAAACGATTGAGACGATTCCCTGTTGTTCAAGAAGGTAAACTCATAGGACAGATTAGTCAAAAGGATGTCATGAAGGCAGTCTTAAGTACAAAAAGTGCTACCTGGTAG
- a CDS encoding serine hydrolase: MKKQFSFLIILFFALASQAQIDVKAIDKYIEKARKDWNVPGMAVAIVKDGEVVMSKGYGVKEIGEKDKVDENTQFAIASNSKAFVASCIAKLVEEEKLSWKDKVRDYLPYFSLYGDEYVSSEITVEDLLCHRVGLGTFSGDVIWYKSNKTPEEIIKRAAYVPEAYSFRDGYGYTNLMFITAGEVIKTVTGKPWEDYVKDNFLNPLGMENTVISVKDLNDNVATPHKPTLDNGTIPGVWASWDNSSAAGGIISSSTDMAKWMMMNLNGGAWDGSEYINKEQQNLLWTPHNNNKLSERSKEALPGRHFVGYGLGWGLMDYHGNMAVSHGGGYDGMYSRVMMIPDINLGIVVLTNTMEGISTPLTYYIVNQYLKKDMRDWSAEYLKRARSSNGHKDDVDERIARRVSGTKTSIDPSLLEGIYNDPMFGDIAVKKDGDSFRISFADAPALDATLEHWHYDTYQIKWDEEHAWFDFGTVSFELDNNLDVEGIEFDVPNGDIFFDELHPKKKD, translated from the coding sequence ATGAAAAAGCAATTCTCTTTCCTTATTATTCTATTTTTTGCGCTAGCATCTCAGGCTCAAATTGATGTTAAAGCCATCGATAAATACATTGAGAAGGCTAGAAAAGATTGGAATGTGCCTGGAATGGCGGTTGCAATTGTGAAGGATGGTGAGGTAGTGATGAGCAAAGGCTATGGGGTCAAAGAAATTGGAGAAAAGGATAAGGTGGACGAAAACACTCAATTTGCCATCGCATCCAACTCGAAAGCATTTGTCGCCTCCTGCATAGCTAAACTTGTAGAGGAAGAAAAGCTGTCCTGGAAAGATAAAGTACGCGATTACCTTCCATATTTCTCTTTGTATGGTGATGAATATGTTTCATCCGAAATCACAGTAGAGGATCTTCTTTGTCATAGAGTAGGCTTAGGCACATTCAGCGGAGATGTCATCTGGTATAAGTCAAATAAGACACCAGAAGAGATCATTAAAAGAGCTGCTTACGTGCCGGAAGCATATAGTTTCAGGGATGGCTATGGATATACTAATTTGATGTTTATCACTGCTGGTGAGGTTATCAAAACAGTTACTGGAAAACCATGGGAAGACTATGTTAAAGACAACTTCTTAAATCCTTTGGGGATGGAAAACACGGTGATTAGCGTTAAGGATTTGAATGACAATGTAGCAACACCTCATAAACCAACATTGGACAATGGGACGATCCCTGGTGTATGGGCAAGTTGGGACAACTCGAGTGCAGCAGGTGGTATCATTTCCTCTTCTACAGATATGGCCAAATGGATGATGATGAACCTAAACGGAGGCGCATGGGACGGCAGTGAATACATCAATAAAGAGCAGCAAAACCTACTTTGGACACCTCATAACAACAATAAACTTAGCGAGCGTTCGAAGGAAGCACTTCCTGGAAGACACTTTGTGGGATATGGGCTAGGCTGGGGACTGATGGACTATCATGGGAATATGGCTGTAAGTCATGGTGGAGGATATGATGGAATGTACTCTCGAGTGATGATGATTCCAGATATTAATCTGGGAATAGTGGTTTTGACCAATACGATGGAAGGAATTTCCACTCCATTGACCTATTACATTGTCAATCAATACTTGAAAAAAGATATGCGAGACTGGTCTGCTGAATACTTGAAACGAGCAAGATCAAGTAATGGGCATAAAGATGATGTGGATGAACGTATAGCTAGACGTGTATCAGGAACAAAAACTTCAATTGACCCGTCGCTTTTAGAAGGAATCTACAATGACCCGATGTTTGGTGACATTGCTGTGAAGAAAGATGGAGACTCCTTCAGGATATCATTTGCAGATGCGCCAGCTCTAGATGCTACTTTAGAGCATTGGCACTATGATACTTATCAAATCAAATGGGATGAGGAACATGCCTGGTTTGATTTTGGAACTGTCTCTTTTGAGTTAGATAACAATTTGGATGTTGAAGGGATTGAGTTTGATGTGCCAAATGGAGATATTTTCTTTGATGAATTACATCCTAAAAAGAAAGACTAA